The genome window gacaattttcgTACCCCTTTTTGTTCAACAGGACTATCTTATGATAAGAGGTGTGATTATGTTCTTCCATTGTTTTTATGTTTCCATAAATTGAAGTATGAAGGATCAACAATTCGTGATTggaaaatgacgtcattttctCGGTTTCCATGTTCgtcaaaattgatatttcttcGATTGATCAcataataaactttttttactgtttttcaCGTGGATAAACTTGTCACGTGGAAAGGGCATGCAGCCGACACCTGACAGCTTCCGGAGAAAGTACAAAGTACAGTTGGTCCCGTGAAGTGTCGGCCGCACGAGCTGCTAAGCCAAATTGTATCGGTTGCTACCAGGGCAGCAGCCGACTTCCGCTGGGCTATTCGACTCACTTATTGATATTTAAAACATGACAATAAACCCGTCATGATCTATAaataaaatgatatttttgaagatcgCCTCCCTCGATATCTCCGCCGCTGCTGCGGTTTACGACGCACACTGTCACAAATCATCGGGGGGTTTCCTCTAATCTGGTCATCAAACGATATTGACTTTCAATATCCGCTTGATCTCAAGAAAGACTAATTAAATGGTCAATAAGTGCGCTCTACTGGACGTGTCAgtttgaatcatttttgaaaagctgaAAGGTACGAGGAAAACTTGAACTTGAATCGTAGTCTCATGTAGTTATAGAGTGTGAAGTTCTAgactaaaactaaaatttgatgtggtctagaattatttttattcaaaatcttaACTTCTGCAATAATAAGttatcaaaaaccaaaaagtttcaatttcccCCCATCTGATCATTGCCCCGATGCAATACAGCTTATCAGTATTAAATCATCATCAATACACAAAAATCTCTCCTCAAGAAACTCCGCCCAGATTCTCAACCTCGAGAGAATTACAGTTATCACTGTATCAACCCTTTATCAACTGCGTCTCGTCCTCTCTCATTTTCCGCCTTTTCCAGCGCCGCCTACTTTTTTGGGGtggacacacacacacgctcACACAAACGTCTCCTgtatatataaatataaagAGAAACTCGTCTTCTCTGGAAATTCAGTTTACTTTTTCCTCAACAAAATGGAACATCGACCCTCTAGAAGGTACTTCTATgtgctactttttttttactttttagaatagtttattttgttaattttttgttaatgtgttgtaaatttgtaaaagtttGGAATAGAGCAttatcatttcattttttagttttttagacTTATTCTTAACTTTAgatatttgtttcaaaaagtgtcaGCTGCTAGCAACTCTGACCCGTataatgtcggctgctaacaATACTTGCCCAtaaggtgtcggctgctagaGGATTCGACTCGTAATGCGTCGGCTGCAAACAATCCTGAACCAGTAAATTGTCAGCtgctaactttttttttcagttgtaaCTTAATATATTGGACCACACATCAGAAGTCCTATTACATATTAAAGGATTTTTTGAGGTATCTCCTTTGTCCGCCGCCTACTAGTTCATTTGTTCACTCTCCTAATACACAGTTCTCCCCATTGTTCTCTCTTTTCACACTTCTCAGTTATCATCATCCTCCTTCTCCTCCCCGTGATCATCGTCACCATCCATTTTCAGAAGCATGGCCGACGCCGTGTTCCCTACACAGGCAACCGCCCAAACTCGCTACATCAGCCTGTTCGGCACGAGAACGCGATTCGTGATTATGGTGCTGATCTTGTTGTGTTTGACGAGTATttggtacgtttttttttggtagttttccaaagtttgacaaaaagtttccaaagttCGGCAGAAAGATGTCTTCCAAATTGACGATAAAATATCAGTAGCTAAACTTTCTGTACTTATAATCAAATATAAATCTTCCAGGTCCAATATTCTCGCCTTCAACTTTGCAGTGGTATGTatggatgatgatgattcaGAGATGGGTGCATCGCTCAACGGTACCGCACGAAAAACGCACTTTACAAGCAGTAAGTCCCCTTTCTAAAGTAcatatcttcttcttcttctccaattTCATAAGGTCGGGGGCCTATCAGCCATATGACCCCAGCCAATGTTATCAAAGATCTCATAAACACCTCCATCAATCACCTTCTTCCTTTCAGCGCAAAATTCGCTGGCGATGGCGATCGTGGCGATCGCCGCGTTGCTGGGCAACTTCCCGATTGTACAACTCGTCGGAATGGTCGGCATTCGGACGGTGTTCGCCGGTCTTGGAATTCTGTCGGCTGTGTCGACTCTTTTGATTCCATTGTCCATTCGggtatggttttttttgttgaaaaaaaaagttttgaggtgaAAAAAGAGTGGGAAAATGAACAAGAAAAGTACAATGGAGTTGGAAGTTGAATAGGGTAAAGaagtagaaaaaacaatttttggaaagttctagATTCTATTTGTATTTGAGAATAGgggaaaatgtttggaaaaaaaacttcttgaaattCTTTTCCCGTAATATGTCGCCTGCTAGCAATTCTTTTTCATACCTTTCCCATAAACCTCCAACTCATTTCAGATGGGCTTCTACTACTTCCTGGCAGTCCGCTTCCTTCAGGGATTCGCATTCGCCGCCAACTTCCCAGTCATTGGCTCGTTCTGTGCCAAATGGTCATATTTCAAGCAAAACGGGCTCTTCGTCTCCTCACTGGTCGCCTACGTTCAACTATCTCCAGCCATCACTATGCCAGCCTCCGGTGCTCTTTGCTCGGCGTTCAAGTAAgtaggaaaaaattgttattcgGGTTGTTTTTGAACTATCACCACTGTCCGACGACCCACCGACTTATCACAAAGAACTGTAATCCTCTTAACACTTGTAGGtggaaaatgtataaataGGTACTCTGACAACATGTATACTGAAAATCAAACGTTCAAAAGGAAGCATTtagcacaaaattttcaaatttcttgcatTATTATTAGTTTATCTTGTTTTGGCTGTGAACAGTGATATGTCGACTGCTAAAAATTCTGGCCCGTAAGATGTCGGGTGGTAGCAGTTCTGACCatgaagtgtcggctgcttgcAGTTTCGatccttaaaattttttcaagcaattCCAGCAATGTCGAGGACACTTGATTTATAACACTTGATTTACAAcgcaataaatttccagatggCCATCAATCTTCTATGCTCACGGAGCCGTCTCTCTCCTTCTCTTCGTTACGTACGCTCTCTTCTACCGTAACTCCCCACAAAAACATCCATTCGTGGGAAATGTCGAGTTGAAGAAGATCTCGATCGGAAAGATTGCCGCTGTTGAGTAAGTATTATATAGACTTTAGCAAATCCTAATTCCTTCTTTTTCAGCAAGCGAGCTCTCAAAAAAGTCCCATACGGGCCTATCCTCAAGACCCCTGCCATCTGGGCCGTCTGGGTGGCCGCCATCGGAAACTTCACCTGCGTCAACATGATGTTCCTCTTCTCCCCAATCTATCTCTCCAAGGTGCTTGGATTCCCAGTTCACAGCACCGGAATCACCGCCGCCATCCCTCCATTCCTTCAATTCTCCTCCAAGCTCATCTGCGGAGCTGCCTCCGATCGCTTGACCTGCCTCTCGGAAGGTGTCAAATTCAGACTGTTCAACACATTGGCTTTTGTCGGATCCGCTGGCTTCCTTTGCGTCCTTGCATTCATGGGAGATGAGCACAAGCGAAATAATATGATTGTCCTGGGATGCGCCGCTGCAATGCTCGGAGCCACCACAGGAGGATTCTTCAAAGCAGGACCAGTGCTTTCCAAGCAGTACAGTCACTTTGTCACCGGAAATATATCCCTCGGAATTACGATTACTATGCTCATTGTTCCATTCTTTGTGAATGCTTTGACTCCAAACAATACCCAGGAAGAATGGAAATATGTTTTCTTAATTACCGGAGCAGTGATGGTGGGTTCAGAacgaacttttaaaaattctaaatttctattttccagGTTATCACCAACATCTTCTTTGTCATTTTCGTCCGAGGTGACCCTTGCGAGTGGACTTCCGATAGCTTCCACCGAGCTAGCTCCGTCGCTGACTTCGAGCAACACCACATCAGAAACACCGGAATCTCCACGATTTCTCACAACGTTGAAGACGTTCCGGAGAAGTTGTAGATGGAAAATTTCacctaaaaaaaacttgtacaAATCTTTGCTAATAATCAAGAATTACTAGATTGCTCTGTTGTATAGGGCAAAATTATAGTAACTTTATCTGAAAAGTCAATTTCAGTTCTTTATCCTCCTCTCTCATGTTGTTGATCTCTTacgtttttgttgttttttgttttattctttttcgctttttcatttttgaaaatcggtgcataaaattgagaattgtaaaatgtaataaacaaattttcaaaaaaaaagaaggatgtAGCTTGCGAGAGTTCAGGAGTTATCAAAATATAGCCTGACCCGTACAGTGTCGGCTGCCCGCAATTCAAGCCCGTGAGGTGTCGGCTACTTGCAGTTTTAACCCGTAGTGGGTCGGCTGCAAGCAATTTTTGACCCATAAGGTGTAGGCTGCTTTAAATTCTGACTCTGAATTTAGAGTTTTGTAGCTTTTTTGGCACAAGaggttccaaaaattattgtcaACCAACACATTATAAGAAACTTTATATCGAAAATATTACTGTAGACGACTTTCTAATATccataaaaaatgtgaaaacatggtgcatcggccGAACTGACTATGATTTTCCAAAGAAATTACAAGCGAAAGTTTCGTAGAAGATTCCTAGCTCATTATAGCTACGAAAATTGtgttaattcaaaataattatgtCAATTTCTATGAAATATCCAACATCGGGAGCTTCCAAACTAATACAATTAGGTagttaaaacttttattcaCTGTCGAAAGAAGAACAATGTTTCACGGGAAACTCATCAggagaaattatgaaattatgACTGCTATATACAAATCgggatttttcaatgaatgaaTTATGTATTcggttttaattttaattttaattttaatttttcccacAATTCCTTAGGAACGTCTGGGGAATTGGGAACAACtcgttgttttgtttttttggagagAAGAACTACTTACAGAAACTGGGAGAGAAAGAGGAAACAACCGGGGGGGACgctttaaaataataataataatggaaGGAATGATTGACTGTTTGGTTGactagaatttgaaatttttcacaaaatttagcGGGTTTCGTCATCCGTCTTTGCGTTTTCAGGAACATCGATTGTGACACGTGGTTGTCTGATTGGGGCGCCGTTTGGCTCCGCTGTATGGCCGTTTTGGAGCTCACGGTCAACTGAAACTTTTGATTTGTTAATTCTGAATTTCCTAGAAATCCTAGAAAAAACTCACGATCTTGTTCTGGATTGAGTCGGAATGTGGATGTTCGGATTCTCTGTTTCGGGACGACAGCTCCTCTACTGTAGATGTTACTGAGCGCCTCACGAAGTTCCTTCACGGCAACTACACCACAAAGACGACCTTTTTCAGTAACATAGGCATGGTTGAGAGCAAGAAGGGAGAACAGGGTGTGGACctgtaattgttttttaaaattaattttttcgtcaaaacttcgatcaattttcaatattctaaCCTTGTAAAGAGAGGTGCCTCTAACCAACTGGAACGGTGCCGGATCGATTGCCACTTCTTCCATGTCCAATTTCTTTGATAGAATTTCAGCTCTCTTTGCCAAAGAGtgctgaaaatgtattttggaAAAGGTCTGAAAAAGGTAAGCTAACCACAATCGGCTCGTGTTGATTAGTCTGAGCGTACAGAAGTGGGGCCAATGGACTGCGATCTccctgaaaatggaaaattgaaggttttggatcagaaaacttgaaagtatttttagaatactgtaggggtactgtaaaaGTCCTGTACGAGTTCTGTAGCAGTAGTGTAGGGCACTTTGAGCTTACTGTAGAAGTAATGTATGATTACTATAGGGTTGGAAGTAATGCAGTAGTATTGTAGTATTACTGTGGGGGAACTGTAGGACTACaaataaatagtttcaaattaataCCTGATCTTCATGAAGTGGAGATTGTGGAAGAAGAGTGTTTCCGGAGATATTCCTGTCAGTCATCAACGCATTTCCAGACGACATGTGAGCACCATTCGCAGCGAGCGAGCCACGTCTAGAATACTTTCTGAATGGAAACGGGTTTAAAGACGTGCAACACTAAGAGCGAGGGGGAAGTGGTGGTTGTTTAAGAGTTGCGGGAAAGGATGTGCATGCTCTATACAGGAAGAACTCGTGCAATCAAACCACAATAGACACACCTTAGATTGTTGATCGTGCTGAAGATTTCCGATGCCGTGCGACTTCTGAAAGATTTTGGATAGGATAGAGGAATaggagaagaaaaataagaaaagaagTATGTAGTGCAGAAAGAAGTTAGAGGGCGTTGAAAAATGCTAAGAACTTTATTGATGTATCacaaaatttacttttaaaaattatgaattttgaatttaaggtaccattttcaaattattttttatgattttttgttgttaaaagcTGTGCAAAAGTGAGCACATTACTAATAGAACTGATGCAACCGAAATGACTACATCTAGCCGCACACTTCacagagaagaagaagaagaagaagctttaATTCTTTTCACTTacacaattttcgatttgagAGCCGGCGCTCTATAGCTGTAGAAAACACCCGGTTAAAAAAATAGCCCTTTCTCTCCCAAACTAACCTTCTACGATGTCCGAAGAGCTCTGGCTCGGGTCCGAGTTTACGTTGAATAAGGTACAGAAGATACTTGCGGGCGACGGAGCCGAGAAGTGTCATCGAGCGGGAATCGGTGACAAATGGGTAGGAGCGAAGGGTTGGACTCTCGAGGAGCATCTCGCGGAGCTCACGGTAGGTGGTCTCGCGGGTGATGTAGAAGATGTCCTTGACCATGATACGTTCGACTTTCATTTGATGCACACTGGAAATTTGGGATTATATTGGTCGTAAGatgttaaaaatattatattcttACCTCATACGAGATGGAGGCAAATCTGCAAGGTATGGGTATCCATTAATCTTAATAATAGAATCATAAATGGAAGGTTGCAGGAAAGCACAGATAGCATTTGAGATCATAAGGGCAATGAGCACAGGTAGCAGAGCACACAGCTGTCCAGTTGTTTCACAAACGATTAGAGCAATGGACAAGGAGTGAGTGACGGATCCGGTGAATGACGCAGCTCCAACCACGGCATAAAGTCCAGGGTAGATCTGTGGCTGACCGAGACCACGGAGTCCATACGGCCAAATCATTGATATAATTTCTCCGAAAATTCTTCCACCACAGGCACCAATGACGAAGCATGGAACGAAGATTCCTGATGGAATGTACAAGGTAATACAAATTGGAACGATGATAAAATAGAAAAGGAAGTAGATCAAAAGAGAGTTGATAGGCATCATATCTCCTTCTGGACCCGACCAATGCTCCAACATATGGGGTGGACATCCTTCAGACCCATTCGTTTGCTTCCAGAGGGTACAGTTGGAGAGGAAATCGACGAGGGTTTCACGGAAAGTGTATTTTCCGGCCACGTAGCTTCCTAAACCATTGGGGTAGACGAGAACGGCGAAAATTGCAGCACAACAGGCAGTGAACAGGATTGGGCTGAAATAAGGTGTAATTTGACTCCACAGACTTGCCATATCCCTActtccaaaaataaacataatgTTTGAAACTGTACATATTACTTCAGCTACAGTACTACTCAATTAATAAGATTTATCACTTGTCAGTGATCAGAACACACTTTAGCAAAACATCGAAACGTAGAAACCAATGTTCAacctttttcaacattttgatctCAAAGAAACCAATTCTTCTCTATTTTTATCACCTATTGCTCAATAATCACACAGCCATatcatttatctttttttttaatttccaaaaacggAAGCATCAATTTTGCAGAACCTAATCTATTGTCTATCATTTCCCCCTATTTCTACAATCTGATGATCGATCGATTGACATAACACATTCCAAATGATGATACACACCGTCGTCTTATCAGAAAAGAGAGAAGCCTCATCTGATATCAAACTTcctatttgattttaatttatgGTAAGGTcatattgaagtttttgtaTTCTGATCTTTGCCTACCTTTTTCCGAATAGGGCCTGGAAGATgcgattttttcgtttgaagAACGCGATTCTTCGGTGATAATAGACGAAGAGAGCTCCGAGAAGACCAGTCATaactctgaaaatatggattttgCCTGGAACATATGCAATTCTATCTAGAGACTGACATGAgttaagcttaagcctaagcctaagcctgagtctAAGCCTATGACTAAGCACAGCCTTAACAAAAATCTATCCTTAAGTTAGCTCACCCCAAACCAATGAAAAATGGCAATTCCTCGACAACAAACACCTCATTTGGGAAATAAGTTTGATAATAGGCAGTAATGGTTCCGGCAATATGTTGTGGCACAAAGAACGCAATGGCAAAACGGAAAAGCATGGCAGAGCAGGTAGTGGCAAAGAATGATCTCCAATAGTTTTTCACAGCAAAATATTTGGAAGTTGACTCGATACCGTACAGTACAGCTGGAAATAAGATGTTAGAATGTTTTTAAGGGTTAAGCCCTACCTCCCATAGGCGCCGAGAATGTGCAAGCGATTCCGACGGCACAACCGATGCTCAACATTTCCATGGCACGACCTTCGTTGGAGAAAAATGCGTTGTATTGGCAAGCGGCGGTGACTTTGTTGAGGAGTGAGGCGACAATAGCTCCGATATGTACAAATGGTccctggaatttttaaaggtcCGATGTGTTAGATTCGTTATCGTCGAATCAAAACAGTAGACACAAGGCAGGCGTGCCTACGTAAAACCCCAAACCCAAAATCCTTTACCTCTTTACCAACTGGAAGACCTGATCCAATAGTAAGCGTAAGTCCAATCATCTTCGCGATCAAGGTTTTCCcagataaataatttttcagttggaaGCCGTGAATGATAACTTTGACTTCGGGAATTCCGGAtcctgaatttaaatttttcgatgtggcttttttttaaaataaaaccacTAACCAACAGCCTGTTTTCCAAATCCATAGCACACCAACGCGGCGAGATACACAAGTCCAGTAATATAAAACACCCATCCACAAAACGCCGCGTAGTTGTTGAATTGCTCCAGAGACTCTAGCATGAAGTTTCGGACTGCAAAATTGAGAGTTGaagattttaattaaaacaaaagaCTCACAATGAATCAGATACTCAATTCCCATATcgatgaaaatcgaaaagattGCCGTGATGAATCCAAGTGCGGCCGAGATGAACCAGTCCTCGACAAAGAAATGCACAATATTTTGGAATTGACCTAGAAATTTAGTGTTTTACGAGTTTTTGGGATTTTGGAACTTACGCGTCAAAAATTCTTTCGTTGTTTCCCGTCTGGTGGATTTTGAATCAGTATAATAATCCTCGTACTCTTCATCCAGATCATTCTGATCTTCTGTGTCACTCGACTCGTCATCTCCTAGCAATTCCATTTGATCCGCATTTTCTTGAACCCTGGAATCATAAAATTGTTAACTACTTGACTATTTTGATTATTGCGGTTGCCTAGGCCTTTCGCATAGGCGCACACGTACCTGCCTCTTTACTaggcgacctacgcctgcctacttttttaattaattaataggATAATTCACTTatatataataaatttttttatgtcaATTTATATTTGGTCACAACAACTCTAAATTAATAAGTTCCAATAAAACCTCCGAGTTTCCTGCTTAAAAATAGGTAGGCACGCTAGCCTGAAAACGTGCCTACTGTTCAAGTTCAAACCGGTAACTCGGCCCTacagcaaaacaaaaaagtctaaaaacgAACCATCGAAATTGTCCGATAAACTGTGTCATATCAAGACGAAATCTGACGGGAGGATATAGGTCTAACGACCTGCGAAACAACCAACGCAGCTTCTTCTTGAATACACAACACAACAGTATGAAAGGGAGAGAATCGATCTTTCAAAGACTAGAATGACGTCATCTGATCACTGAGAACCGTGATGATGAAATAGTGTGGTAGAGGAAGTGGCGGAGGAAATTGTTGGCGTAATTTGGGAGGTGCTGAGGGAAAATTTACAGTAATTTGATTTAAACACGACTGGAAGTCTAGTAAATtcctattttctatttttcagtacaAGGGCAATCCGGTATTATATAAAAATACTTTACTATTTCCCCTCTACTTTGACAGCTCAAAACTCACTTGCCTTTggatttatcaaaatattgtcaactgaaaaaatacgtGCAAAATGTGTCtctatattttgataaatgaaaaatttttgataacaatTAAGACAGCCGAGCTATAAGCCGTAGAAGCATTCCATCTTCCAATTGCATATTCTGGCGTGAGCTCAAGTAAGTT of Caenorhabditis elegans chromosome II contains these proteins:
- the mfsc-1 gene encoding Major facilitator superfamily (MFS) profile domain-containing protein (Confirmed by transcript evidence) — its product is MEHRPSRRSMADAVFPTQATAQTRYISLFGTRTRFVIMVLILLCLTSIWSNILAFNFAVVCMDDDDSEMGASLNGTARKTHFTSTQNSLAMAIVAIAALLGNFPIVQLVGMVGIRTVFAGLGILSAVSTLLIPLSIRMGFYYFLAVRFLQGFAFAANFPVIGSFCAKWSYFKQNGLFVSSLVAYVQLSPAITMPASGALCSAFKWPSIFYAHGAVSLLLFVTYALFYRNSPQKHPFVGNVELKKISIGKIAAVDKRALKKVPYGPILKTPAIWAVWVAAIGNFTCVNMMFLFSPIYLSKVLGFPVHSTGITAAIPPFLQFSSKLICGAASDRLTCLSEGVKFRLFNTLAFVGSAGFLCVLAFMGDEHKRNNMIVLGCAAAMLGATTGGFFKAGPVLSKQYSHFVTGNISLGITITMLIVPFFVNALTPNNTQEEWKYVFLITGAVMVITNIFFVIFVRGDPCEWTSDSFHRASSVADFEQHHIRNTGISTISHNVEDVPEKL
- the mfsc-1 gene encoding Major facilitator superfamily (MFS) profile domain-containing protein (Confirmed by transcript evidence), with the translated sequence MADAVFPTQATAQTRYISLFGTRTRFVIMVLILLCLTSIWSNILAFNFAVVCMDDDDSEMGASLNGTARKTHFTSTQNSLAMAIVAIAALLGNFPIVQLVGMVGIRTVFAGLGILSAVSTLLIPLSIRMGFYYFLAVRFLQGFAFAANFPVIGSFCAKWSYFKQNGLFVSSLVAYVQLSPAITMPASGALCSAFKWPSIFYAHGAVSLLLFVTYALFYRNSPQKHPFVGNVELKKISIGKIAAVDKRALKKVPYGPILKTPAIWAVWVAAIGNFTCVNMMFLFSPIYLSKVLGFPVHSTGITAAIPPFLQFSSKLICGAASDRLTCLSEGVKFRLFNTLAFVGSAGFLCVLAFMGDEHKRNNMIVLGCAAAMLGATTGGFFKAGPVLSKQYSHFVTGNISLGITITMLIVPFFVNALTPNNTQEEWKYVFLITGAVMVITNIFFVIFVRGDPCEWTSDSFHRASSVADFEQHHIRNTGISTISHNVEDVPEKL